In Mercurialis annua linkage group LG6, ddMerAnnu1.2, whole genome shotgun sequence, the following are encoded in one genomic region:
- the LOC126686557 gene encoding uncharacterized protein LOC126686557 has protein sequence MEEDKLDIVLVPMGLLLMVIYHCWLLFTLLNYPKTTVIGLNAESRHQWVHAIMTDPLKNGVLAVQTIRNNIMASTLLATTAITLSSLISVFVSSTSNSGNTASQLVYGNKTSIVSSVKYFTILLCFLVAFLCNVQSIRYYAHVSFLVTLPTSMGKKECIEYVARNLNRGSFFWSLGLRAFYVSFPLFLWIFGPIPMFVCCFMMSFLLYFLDTTSSFTRHLHTQSMNEPMKTDDVESGVGLV, from the exons ATGGAGGAAGATAAATTAGATATTGTGTTGGTTCCAATGGGTTTACTACTGATGGTTATTTACCACTGCTGGTTACTCTTCACTCTACTCAACTATCCCAAAACCACTGTCATTGGCCTCAACGCTGAGTCACGCCATCAATGGGTTCATGCCATCATGACT GATCCTCTGAAAAATGGAGTCTTAGCAGttcaaacaatacgaaacaacaTAATGGCATCGACCCTTTTAGCAACAACAGCAATCACTTTAAGTTCATTGATCAGCGTCTTCGTGAGCAGCACATCAAACTCCGGAAATACAGCATCTCAACTAGTTTACGGAAATAAAACCTCTATCGTTTCTTCAGTTAAGTACTTCACAATCCTGTTGTGCTTCCTTGTTGCCTTTCTTTGCAATGTGCAGTCAATTCGATACTATGCTCATGTTAGCTTCTTGGTTACATTGCCTACATCAATGGGCAAAAAAGAATGCATTGAGTATGTTGCAAGAAACTTGAATCGAGGGAGTTTTTTCTGGTCCCTCGGATTACGAGCTTTCTATGTGTCGTTCCCTTTGTTTTTATGGATATTTGGACCGATTCCGATGTTTGTGTGCTGCTTCATGATGTCGTTTCTTCTGTATTTCTTGGATACGACTAGTAGTTTTACGAGACATCTTCATACGCAGTCAATGAATGAGCCAATGAAAACGGACGATGTGGAGTCAGGTGTTGGATTGGTATGA